In one Asterias amurensis chromosome 9, ASM3211899v1 genomic region, the following are encoded:
- the LOC139941515 gene encoding N6-Methyl-AMP deaminase-like: MEVDPFYRNLPKIELHAHINGSISTETIDELLAKNQQEGKQQLDITALQRWKAGLEKGESMTFDGCFDMFRLIHQLVDNCEAVAIVTRNVIREFAEDGVRYLELRSTPRDVPETGMTKRSYVESVLSAIHESKDAGLDIIVRFMIAIDRGRDLKTAQETVKLAKEFYASSGGVVVGLDLSGDPNKNDVRDYIPFLKEARESGLKLAIHTAEIPNVTESLALVQLPPDRIGHGTFLQPGDGGSQEIVNTVIKYKTPLELCLSSNIIGQTVTSFDNHHFKFWYDGGHPCVICTDDKGIFATSLSQEYQITASTFNLTRDQVWELSLKSIEAIFADDVMKDKLRNLWANEKSKLEFT; this comes from the exons ATGGAGGTTGACCCTTTCTACAGGAACTTGCCTAAAATC GAATTACATGCACACATCAATGGTTCTATTAGCACTGAGACGATCGATGAACTTTTGGCGAAGAATCAGCAAGAAGGAAAGCAGCAACTAGACATAACAGCATTACAAAGATGGAAGGCTGGCTTGGAGAAAGGAGAGTCAATGACTTTTGATGG GTGCTTTGATATGTTCAGGCTCATCCACCAGTTGGTGGACAACTGCGAGGCAGTTGCCATAGTAACTCGCAATGTTATCAGGGAGTTTGCGGAGGATGGTGTCAGATATCTTGAGTTGAGGAGCACCCCGAGAGATGTACCGGAGACGG GAATGACCAAGAGAAGTTACGTGGAAAGTGTACTATCTGCGATACATGAGAGTAAAGATGCTGGACTTGATATTATAGTGAG GTTTATGATAGCCATCGACAGGGGAAGAGATCTCAAGACTGCACAGGAGACTGTTAAACTTGCCAAGGAGTTCTACGCCTCCAGTGGTGGGGTTGTGGTTGGACTTGACTTAAGTGGCGACCCAAAT AAGAATGATGTCAGAGATTACATACCTTTTCTAAAAGAAGCAAGAGAGAGTGGTTTGAAATTGGCAATCCACACTGCAGAG ATTCCCAATGTCACAGAGAGTCTAGCACTAGTCCAGCTTCCTCCAGATAGAATTGGACATGGGACGTTCTTGCAGCCTGGAGACGGTGGATCACAAGAGATAGTCAACACAGTAATCAAAtataaaactccattag AGCTTTgtctttcttcaaacattatcgGTCAAACTGTAACAAGTTTTGACAATCATCATTTCAAATTCTGGTATGACGGAGGCCATCCATGTGTTATTTGT aCGGATGATAAGGGAATATTCGCCACCAGCCTTTCCCAGGAGTACCAGATCACTGCCTCAACGTTCAACTTGACCCGAGACCAGGTGTGGGAACTCTCGCTCAAAAGCATCGAGGCAATATTTGCAGATGATGTGATGAAAGATAAACTCAGGAATCTTTGGGCCAACGAAAAGTCTAAATTGGAGTTTACGTGA
- the LOC139942125 gene encoding DET1 homolog, with amino-acid sequence MTTPAEISQNGVLPNIGHGHFSGKTNNQQNDLPEEEFIRPRKIPHQNIVHRLFHRQTHRCKPGTQFHIARYFHQNVFPGFTVVNVEKPPCFLRKFSPDGQYFIAFSSDQTSLEIYRFQGPAAACDLLQKISKKAPVDVVEAQGIRGQLFQRFFALRHVVSVTPNGEHLNRECSLFTDDGRYVIVGSAAYVPDEPYPHFYDVYRNNESVSPNPRSPLEDYSLHLVDLQLGILCDSRTFKCDKIFLSHNQGLYLYKNILAVLSVQQQTIHIFQVTPDGNFIDVRTIGRFCYEDDGLVLAAGQDGQQPPHPSTSRPYRDTCINSLKHRLLAYLWRRANHIGTPGAMRRFFQYFDYFRGLRMWKIQLLDENHLLIKYASEDVVTLRTQDPNSQPSFFVVYNMLTTEVVAVFENTSEELLELFENFCDLFRNATLHAHAQFTCSASSNIYARQIQRRFKHTIINARYGGHTEAVKRLLAQLPISSQSYSSSPYLDLSLFSYDDKGVSVMERPKACGDHPIRFYSRDSGILKFKIHAGMLGRPSPPSARRLVAFTFHPYEPFAISVQRTNTEYVVNFHVRHQPMD; translated from the exons ATGACAACGCCAGCAGAAATCTCACAAAATGGAGTGTTACCAAACATTGGCCATGGACATTTCAGTGGGAAGACCAACAATCAACAAAATGATTTGCCTGAAGAAGAGTTCATCCGACCTCGCAAGATTCCCCACCAAAACATTGTACATCGCCTCTTTCATCGGCAGACTCACCGATGCAAACCAGGAACACAATTCCACATCGCAAGATACTTTCACCAGAACGTTTTTCCAGGATTCACTGTTGTAAACGTTGAGAAGCCACCATGTTTTCTCAGAAAGTTCTCCCCAGACGGACAATACTTCATTGCCTTCTCCTCCGATCAGACCTCCCTGGAAATTTACAGATTTCAAGGACCGGCTGCGGCTTGTGATTTGCTTCAAAAGATCAGTAAGAAGGCTCCTGTAGATGTTGTGGAAGCTCAAGGGATCCGTGGACAGCTTTTTCAGAGATTCTTTGCCTTACGTCATGTTGTTAGTGTCACACCAAACGGAGAACATCTCAACCGAGAGTGCAGCCTTTTTACGGACGATGGGCGCTATGTCATTGTAGGATCTGCAGCCTATGTGCCTGATGAACCCTACCCACATTTCTACGATGTTTACCGCAACAACGAGTCTGTCTCGCCCAACCCCCGCTCACCGCTCGAGGATTATTCCCTACACCTGGTTGACCTGCAGTTGGGGATCCTTTGCGACTCTAGAACTTTCAAATGCGACAAAATCTTCTTGTCACACAACCAAGGGCTCTACCTCTATAAGAATATCTTAGCCGTTTTGTCTGTTCAACAACAGACAATTCACATCTTCCAGGTGACACCTGATGGAAATTTTATTGACGTCCGAACTATCGGTAGATTCTGTTATGAGGATGATGGTCTAGTTCTGGCTGCTGGTCAGGATGGGCAGCAACCCCCTCATCCATCGACCTCAAGACCCTACAGGGACACTTGTATCAACTCCTTGAAACACAGACTCCTTGCCTATCTATGGAGGCGTGCCAACCACATCGGAACACCAGGTGCAATGAGGCGATTCTTCCAATACTTTGATTATTTCCGAGGGCTTCGCATGTGGAAGATTCAACTTCTGGATGAGAATCACCTCCTGATCAAATACGCCAGTGAAGATGTGGTGACGCTCAGAACGCAAGATCCCAACTCACAACCATCCTTCTTTGTGGTTTACAACATGCTGACGACAGAGGTGGTGGCCGTTTTTGAGAATACGTCGGAAGAGCTCCTGGAACTTTTCGAGAACTTCTGTGATCTGTTCCGCAATGCTACCCTTCACGCTCATGCACAGTTTACCTGCTCAGCTTCCAGCAATATCTACGCACGACAGATCCAGAGGCGGTTTAAACACACCATTATCAATGCGAGATATGGTGGACATACGGAGGCAGTCAAGAGGCTGTTAGCTCAGCTACCGATTAGCTCACAATCTTATAGTAGCAGCCCTTACCTAGACCTGTCTCTTTTTAGCTACGATGACAAGGGAGTGTCTGTGATGGAGAGGCCCAAAGCCTGTGGAGACCATCCTATAAG GTTTTACTCGCGTGATTCTGGCATCTTGAAGTTCAAGATCCATGCAGGGATGTTGGGCCGTCCATCCCCGCCCTCAGCTCGCCGACTGGTTGCCTTCACCTTCCATCCCTACGAGCCTTTTGCAATATCTGTTCAGCGGACCAACACCGAGTATGTGGTCAACTTCCATGTCAGGCACCAACCTATGGACTAA